A stretch of DNA from Microscilla marina ATCC 23134:
GCAAGCATCAAAACAATACTATACAAGAGCAAAAAGCTGAAAAATACTCAGCATCCTGTTTGTGTTAACGAGGATAAACGCTACTGCCTGTCTCTGTCTTACAATGCTTTACCTTGCGAATTTGACAACAAAACCAGACAAAAAACTGGAAAACCGTTGAGTTTATTGATTGCAAAAGAGGTTTTAAAAATATTGAATATTTTAAATTACGCAGAAGTTACATATTCCCAATATTTGATAAAAATATGCATATCACCCCTATCAAGAAAAAGAATAGGAGTCCTCAAAAGAATCAATAAGAATTTAAGAACAATTGCTGAGATACAAGGCATTCAGAAATCATTCACCTTTTACGCAGTTCGTCACTCGTCAGCCACCAAGCTTAAAAGAAGTGGAGTGATGTTATATCAGAGGCTTTAGGTCATACCAATTTAGATGTTACTCACTGACCTTTCGCAGTACGTATTTTTGTTTTTAAGCAAAAAAATACAGTATAGGACTAAGGTTGCGTCAGCTGGATTCAGCCTTAGTTTGTTGCCGTTAAGTTGAAAATCCCGAACTTGTATTCGGGGAATCTGTGAAATGAAGCCGTAAAAACAGATCACTGTTTGAGCCACAGGCGAGTTTGAGCTGTTTAACCGAAAAGGCAGAGCTTGCCCTTACGGGCTGCGGTTCGGCGTAGTGAAACAGATTTAGGCGAAACAAACTACAGCTGCGGTGCTTGAACTCCGAACTTGATTCGGAGGGTTTTTGATTACTTTTTTACCTGTAGAAAATCCATGATCCTCCGAGAGCAAGCTCGGAGTTGTGAACCGAACTTGATTCGGGGAAGTAATGGCTCACAGATACTCGAATCATTGCTTTTTATGAGCATATTTTGCTGAGTGGTATTTTTTCACAGAAAACAAATTTTTGACCTGCGAAAGGTCAGTTACTCAGATATATTTGAGTAAATTAATTGATTTTTCTCATAATTTCACTTGCAATCTGACTCAACTCCAATTCCTTATCAATGGCTTTTAATTTAACGGCTTCTTTTGGCATACCATATACAACTGATGACTGCTCATCTTGAGCAATGGTAAAAGCGCCTGCTTTTTTCATATCTAGTATGCCCTTAGCACCATCTGCTCCCATTCCGGTTAATATGACTCCTATAGCATTTTGGCCTACCGATTGAGCAACAGATTGAAACAAAACGTCCACAGAAGGCTTATGGCGATTTACCAACGGCTTGTCTAGGAGCTGAACAATGTATTTAGCACCACTACGTTTTAC
This window harbors:
- a CDS encoding site-specific integrase, whose protein sequence is MASIKTILYKSKKLKNTQHPVCVNEDKRYCLSLSYNALPCEFDNKTRQKTGKPLSLLIAKEVLKILNILNYAEVTYSQYLIKICISPLSRKRIGVLKRINKNLRTIAEIQGIQKSFTFYAVRHSSATKLKRSGVMLYQRL